One Sphingomicrobium sp. XHP0239 DNA segment encodes these proteins:
- a CDS encoding PAS domain S-box protein: MTQPPALANDPNVRTDDRMSALINQLVAFVAVLDPDGRLKEVDQAALAVAGLREEDVIGRHFWDTFWWDYDPEVQGAVRDDIEGAREGRVTRRETAAQTADGGRLWVRFHVGPIYDAAGKVVEIVASGSDISTQKEHEAALEKEREQLELLNRELRHRVRNLFAIVQAGLSISARTTDTKEEMIVDARSRISSLAASHMAGVEKRPPEHFTLDELAHAVLAPHDPGDDLLRIEGPALDLPEHVMTPITLILHELATNAVRHGTWSAADGRVSVEWRTVAASDGGSARAIELCWEETAPDSERLDSAEIKRLSFSKGLVERCASQLGGAVRWVDRPEGWQASVSMIV; this comes from the coding sequence ATGACCCAGCCGCCCGCCCTCGCGAACGATCCGAACGTGCGCACCGACGACCGGATGTCGGCCCTCATCAACCAGCTGGTCGCGTTCGTCGCGGTCCTCGACCCGGACGGGCGCCTCAAGGAGGTCGATCAGGCTGCGCTCGCGGTCGCGGGCCTTCGCGAGGAGGACGTCATCGGACGCCACTTCTGGGATACTTTCTGGTGGGATTACGACCCCGAGGTCCAGGGCGCGGTCCGCGACGATATCGAGGGTGCGCGCGAGGGCAGGGTGACCCGCCGCGAAACCGCCGCGCAGACCGCGGACGGCGGACGCCTCTGGGTCCGCTTCCATGTCGGGCCTATCTACGATGCTGCGGGCAAGGTGGTGGAAATCGTCGCTTCGGGGTCGGACATCAGCACGCAGAAGGAACATGAGGCCGCTCTGGAGAAGGAGCGCGAACAGCTCGAACTTCTCAATCGCGAACTGCGCCACCGCGTCCGCAACCTGTTCGCCATCGTCCAGGCGGGACTGTCGATCAGCGCCCGCACGACCGACACCAAGGAAGAGATGATTGTCGATGCACGCTCGCGGATCTCCTCCCTCGCGGCCTCGCACATGGCAGGGGTGGAGAAGCGACCGCCCGAGCATTTCACGCTGGACGAACTGGCGCACGCCGTACTGGCCCCGCACGACCCGGGCGACGACCTCCTGCGCATCGAGGGGCCGGCCCTCGACCTTCCCGAGCATGTGATGACCCCGATCACGCTGATCCTGCACGAACTGGCCACCAATGCCGTCCGCCACGGCACCTGGTCGGCGGCGGACGGACGCGTGTCGGTGGAATGGCGAACGGTTGCCGCCAGCGATGGCGGTTCGGCGCGAGCGATCGAACTTTGCTGGGAAGAAACCGCTCCGGACAGCGAACGCCTTGACTCGGCGGAGATAAAAAGATTGAGTTTTAGCAAGGGGTTGGTCGAACGATGCGCGTCCCAGCTGGGCGGCGCGGTTCGATGGGTCGATCGGCCCGAAGGCTGGCAGGCATCCGTCTCGATGATTGTCTAG
- a CDS encoding ATP-dependent zinc protease family protein produces MTKGTVGWREWVALPALGVPAIKAKIDTGAKTSAIHAWRVHHFRNEGMEHLSFFLHPHQDDDEEVACLARLLDMREVTSSNGMRQRRFVIETDLEMGGSTYPIELTLTNRDDMGFRMLIGRQALRKRWLVDPAKSFLTRPDLNAEKEDE; encoded by the coding sequence ATGACGAAGGGGACTGTGGGCTGGCGCGAATGGGTGGCGCTTCCCGCGCTGGGCGTACCCGCGATCAAGGCCAAGATCGACACCGGCGCCAAGACCAGCGCGATCCACGCCTGGCGCGTCCATCATTTCCGGAACGAGGGGATGGAGCATCTCTCCTTCTTCCTGCACCCGCACCAGGACGACGACGAGGAAGTCGCCTGCCTCGCTCGGCTGCTCGACATGCGCGAGGTGACCAGTTCGAACGGAATGCGGCAGCGGCGTTTTGTCATCGAGACCGATCTCGAAATGGGCGGATCGACCTATCCGATCGAACTAACGCTCACCAACCGCGACGACATGGGATTCAGGATGCTGATCGGACGGCAGGCACTTCGCAAGCGCTGGCTCGTTGATCCCGCGAAATCATTTCTGACCCGTCCCGATCTCAATGCCGAAAAGGAAGACGAATGA
- a CDS encoding amino acid permease, translated as MKFARVKSLDAILAAAEEKSLHRSLGALQLTLFGVGCIIGTGIFVLTSAGAQKAGPGLMLAFVIAGLVCVVAALCYAEIASMVPVAGSAYTYTYSVMGELLAWTVGWALVLEYAIAGSAVSVGWSGYFAGTILDEFLGITLPPWLAAGPLALGGQPGGFINLPAMIIALLITGLLIIGTSESAKVNAILVLIKVTALTAFIVLTIPAVDMAQFNPFLPAGVFGGFGSGVGAVGAAATIFFAYVGFDAVSTAAEETKNPQRNVPIGLVGSLLICTVFYVLVAAGAIGTIGGQPIMGPNGVPYPAGSEELARQCALPQYAAALVCSDEALAHVLRQIGFSGIGNALGIAAFLALPSVILVLLFAQTRIFFVMSRDGLLPGFLSKVHPRWKTPHVVTALTGLVVAVGAAFFPVGQLADIANAGTLYAFMMVAIAVMLLRRSEPTRKRSFRTPALWLVGPLTIFGTVFLFLNLPFEAMIVLPVWTVIGLLIYFAYGYRHSHLGRGKLVIHETEVHDIEPPVPGAHDPARD; from the coding sequence ATGAAGTTTGCCCGCGTGAAATCGCTTGATGCCATCCTTGCCGCCGCCGAAGAAAAGTCGCTCCACCGATCGTTGGGCGCGCTCCAGCTGACCCTGTTCGGGGTCGGCTGCATCATCGGCACCGGAATTTTCGTTCTCACCAGCGCGGGCGCGCAGAAGGCCGGACCCGGTCTCATGCTCGCTTTCGTCATCGCGGGGCTCGTCTGCGTCGTCGCAGCGCTCTGCTATGCCGAAATCGCGTCGATGGTCCCCGTCGCGGGCTCGGCCTACACCTACACCTATTCGGTGATGGGCGAGCTGCTCGCCTGGACCGTCGGCTGGGCGCTCGTCCTCGAATATGCCATTGCCGGCAGCGCCGTCTCGGTCGGCTGGTCGGGCTATTTCGCGGGCACCATCCTCGACGAGTTTCTCGGTATCACCTTGCCACCCTGGCTGGCGGCGGGTCCGCTCGCGCTGGGCGGGCAACCGGGCGGTTTCATCAACCTGCCTGCGATGATCATCGCGCTACTGATCACCGGCCTGCTGATCATCGGCACGTCGGAGAGCGCCAAGGTCAACGCCATCCTCGTCCTGATCAAGGTCACCGCGCTCACCGCCTTCATCGTGCTGACCATTCCGGCGGTCGACATGGCGCAGTTCAACCCCTTCCTTCCGGCCGGCGTGTTCGGCGGGTTCGGATCGGGCGTCGGCGCGGTCGGCGCGGCGGCGACGATCTTCTTCGCCTATGTCGGCTTCGACGCCGTCTCGACCGCGGCGGAGGAGACCAAGAACCCGCAGCGCAATGTCCCCATCGGGCTCGTCGGCAGCTTGCTCATCTGTACCGTCTTCTACGTTCTCGTCGCGGCGGGCGCGATCGGCACGATCGGCGGCCAGCCCATCATGGGGCCGAACGGCGTTCCCTACCCCGCAGGGTCGGAAGAACTCGCCCGCCAGTGTGCGCTGCCGCAATATGCCGCGGCGCTCGTCTGCTCGGACGAGGCGCTCGCCCATGTCCTGCGCCAGATCGGCTTCTCCGGCATCGGAAACGCACTGGGCATCGCCGCCTTCCTCGCGCTTCCTTCGGTGATCCTCGTGCTGCTGTTCGCGCAGACGCGCATCTTCTTCGTGATGAGCCGCGACGGACTGCTGCCCGGCTTCCTGTCGAAGGTGCATCCGCGCTGGAAGACCCCGCACGTCGTCACCGCGCTCACGGGCCTGGTCGTGGCGGTCGGCGCGGCCTTCTTCCCCGTGGGCCAGCTCGCCGACATCGCCAACGCCGGGACGCTCTATGCGTTCATGATGGTGGCGATCGCGGTCATGCTGCTGCGCCGGTCGGAGCCCACGCGAAAGCGCAGCTTCCGCACCCCGGCGCTATGGCTGGTCGGACCGCTCACCATTTTCGGCACGGTCTTTCTGTTCCTGAACCTGCCGTTCGAGGCGATGATCGTCCTGCCGGTCTGGACCGTGATCGGACTGCTGATCTACTTCGCCTACGGCTATCGGCACAGCCATCTGGGCCGCGGCAAGCTGGTCATCCACGAAACCGAGGTCCACGACATCGAGCCGCCGGTGCCCGGCGCCCACGACCCCGCGCGGGACTAG
- the rimK gene encoding 30S ribosomal protein S6--L-glutamate ligase, with protein sequence MKIALTCRNANLYSHKRLVEAAQERGHDIDVIDHLRCYINITSNKPTIKYKGEELPKYDAVIPRIGASVTFYGTAVLRQFEMMGTFPLNESVAISRSRDKLRSMQLLARKGVGLPVTVFAHQTSRAEEIIEMAGGAPVVIKLLEGTQGIGVVLGETQKAAESIIQAFSGVGSNILTQQFIKEAGGSDIRCFVIGEKVVAAMKRTGKDGDFRSNLHRGGTAEPVKITAIERKTATLAAKAMGLRVCGVDLLRGAHGPVVMEVNSSPGLEGLEKSTEIDVAGKIIDYLEKTYKEGRTRTRGRG encoded by the coding sequence ATGAAGATCGCCCTCACCTGCCGCAACGCCAATCTCTACTCGCACAAACGGCTGGTCGAGGCGGCACAGGAACGCGGGCACGACATCGACGTGATCGATCACCTGCGCTGCTACATCAACATCACGTCGAACAAGCCGACCATCAAGTACAAGGGCGAGGAGCTTCCAAAATATGACGCGGTCATCCCGCGCATCGGGGCGAGCGTCACCTTTTACGGCACCGCGGTCCTGCGTCAGTTCGAGATGATGGGGACCTTCCCGCTCAACGAGAGCGTCGCGATCAGCCGCAGCCGCGACAAGCTGCGCTCGATGCAGCTGCTCGCGCGCAAGGGCGTCGGCCTGCCGGTCACCGTCTTCGCGCACCAGACCAGCCGCGCGGAAGAAATCATCGAGATGGCGGGCGGGGCGCCCGTCGTCATCAAGCTGCTGGAAGGTACGCAGGGCATCGGCGTCGTGCTCGGCGAAACGCAAAAAGCCGCCGAGTCCATCATCCAAGCCTTTTCGGGCGTGGGCTCGAACATCCTCACCCAGCAGTTCATCAAGGAAGCCGGCGGGTCGGACATCCGCTGCTTCGTGATCGGGGAAAAGGTCGTCGCCGCAATGAAGCGCACCGGCAAGGACGGCGACTTCCGCTCCAACCTCCACCGCGGCGGCACTGCCGAGCCGGTCAAGATCACCGCCATCGAACGCAAGACCGCGACGCTCGCCGCCAAGGCGATGGGCCTGCGCGTCTGCGGCGTCGACCTGTTGCGCGGCGCGCACGGGCCGGTGGTGATGGAGGTGAACAGCTCGCCCGGTCTCGAAGGGCTCGAGAAATCGACCGAGATCGACGTCGCCGGCAAGATCATCGACTATCTGGAAAAGACCTACAAGGAAGGCCGTACCCGGACGCGCGGACGAGGCTGA
- a CDS encoding sodium-dependent transporter, with the protein MVGTAAQGSATASEGWSSRSAFILAAVGAAVGLGNIWRFPTLAGESGGGAFVIVYIAFVALLGLPLVLAEIFIGKMGQTDAIGSIRKVAQRSGASTAWAGVGTLGAIAAFLILSFYSVVAGWVLYYAGVMGIELINAIGRGDPFGGAFAGESVETIQARLGALLENWPLLLALHAGFMLVTWWFVHKGVAGGIEKAATILMPIFFVLLVGIVLYGATTGEFSEAVAFLFTPNWDALTPQVINSALGQALFSLSLGVAALVTYGSYLKQSGKIGGMSVTIAFADTMVALLAGLMIFPIVFAAGLDPAGGPTLVFQALPVAFQTMPGGALIGFLFFLLIFVAALTSSISLLEVPTAFGKGEMRLSRGRSSTMFALGAFALGVLSLLGYNVLADVRPLSFWSIFAETDILDTIDGFTGKIMLPLGVMFLAIFVGWRADRKLVQQQTGLTGGTLALWRFLVAWLCPIAVFLVLLFGLFPALLPS; encoded by the coding sequence ATGGTAGGAACCGCAGCACAGGGAAGCGCGACCGCGAGCGAGGGCTGGTCCAGCCGGTCCGCCTTCATTCTCGCCGCGGTCGGCGCAGCGGTGGGGCTTGGCAACATCTGGCGCTTCCCGACGCTCGCGGGCGAAAGCGGGGGCGGCGCCTTCGTGATCGTCTACATCGCGTTCGTCGCGCTCCTCGGCCTTCCGCTGGTTCTGGCCGAAATCTTCATCGGCAAGATGGGCCAGACCGATGCGATCGGATCGATCCGCAAGGTCGCGCAACGCTCGGGGGCCTCGACCGCCTGGGCGGGCGTCGGCACGCTGGGCGCGATCGCGGCCTTCCTCATCCTGTCCTTCTACAGCGTCGTGGCGGGCTGGGTTCTCTACTACGCCGGGGTGATGGGGATCGAGCTGATCAACGCCATCGGGCGCGGCGATCCCTTCGGCGGCGCCTTCGCCGGCGAAAGCGTTGAGACCATCCAGGCGCGTCTCGGCGCGCTCCTCGAAAACTGGCCGCTGCTGCTCGCGCTGCACGCGGGCTTCATGCTCGTGACCTGGTGGTTCGTCCACAAGGGCGTTGCGGGCGGGATCGAGAAAGCCGCCACGATCCTCATGCCGATCTTCTTCGTGCTGCTCGTCGGCATCGTGCTCTATGGCGCGACCACGGGCGAGTTCAGCGAGGCGGTCGCCTTCCTCTTCACGCCCAACTGGGACGCGCTGACGCCGCAGGTGATCAACTCCGCGCTCGGCCAGGCGCTCTTCTCGCTGTCGCTGGGTGTGGCGGCGCTCGTCACCTACGGCAGCTATCTGAAGCAATCGGGCAAGATCGGCGGCATGTCGGTCACGATCGCCTTCGCCGACACGATGGTCGCGCTGCTCGCGGGCCTGATGATCTTCCCGATCGTCTTCGCCGCGGGGCTCGACCCGGCGGGCGGGCCGACGCTCGTCTTCCAGGCGCTCCCCGTTGCCTTCCAGACGATGCCGGGCGGCGCGCTGATCGGCTTCCTCTTCTTCCTGCTCATCTTCGTCGCGGCGCTGACCAGCTCTATCTCGCTGCTCGAAGTGCCGACCGCGTTCGGCAAGGGCGAGATGCGCCTGTCGCGCGGTCGTTCCTCGACCATGTTCGCGCTCGGAGCCTTCGCCCTCGGCGTCCTGTCGCTGCTCGGCTACAACGTGCTTGCCGACGTGCGGCCCCTGAGCTTCTGGTCGATCTTCGCGGAAACCGACATCCTCGACACGATCGACGGCTTCACGGGCAAGATCATGCTGCCGCTGGGCGTCATGTTCCTCGCCATCTTCGTCGGCTGGCGCGCGGACCGCAAACTGGTGCAGCAGCAGACCGGCCTGACCGGCGGAACGCTCGCGCTGTGGCGCTTCCTCGTCGCGTGGTTGTGCCCGATCGCGGTCTTCCTCGTGCTGCTGTTCGGCCTCTTCCCCGCGCTGTTGCCGAGCTAA
- a CDS encoding response regulator, with translation MTREAPFKIILVEDEVLIAMDLEQEFASMGVDVVGTAGTLSEAKQLAGQADYDVAVFDIDLQGEDVFPAAEIARHRGHGFVFFSGHADRGRLDKTFPGVPLVQKPATANQIYDALKAVA, from the coding sequence ATGACACGCGAGGCGCCGTTCAAAATCATTCTCGTCGAGGACGAGGTGCTGATCGCGATGGACCTGGAGCAGGAATTCGCGTCGATGGGGGTCGATGTCGTCGGCACCGCGGGTACCCTGAGCGAGGCGAAGCAGCTTGCCGGACAGGCCGATTACGACGTCGCCGTCTTCGATATCGATCTTCAGGGAGAAGACGTGTTTCCCGCCGCCGAAATCGCGCGCCATCGGGGTCACGGTTTCGTGTTCTTCTCGGGCCACGCCGATCGCGGCAGGCTCGACAAGACGTTCCCGGGCGTGCCGCTGGTCCAGAAACCCGCGACCGCGAACCAGATCTACGACGCGCTGAAAGCGGTCGCCTGA
- a CDS encoding HIT domain-containing protein has product MPIDATKPYDDDNVFAKILRGDLPCHKEAETDHSLAFHDINPLAAHHILVIPKGRYVSWDDFTATASDAEIVDFTRLVGKIARDRGMERQGYRLLANVGQRAGQEVGHLHVHLFGGEPLGPMLAK; this is encoded by the coding sequence ATGCCGATCGACGCCACGAAGCCCTACGACGACGACAATGTCTTCGCCAAGATCCTGCGCGGGGACCTGCCCTGTCACAAGGAAGCGGAAACCGACCACAGCCTCGCCTTTCACGATATCAATCCGCTGGCCGCGCACCACATCCTCGTCATTCCCAAGGGTAGATATGTCAGCTGGGACGACTTCACCGCGACGGCGTCCGACGCGGAAATCGTCGATTTCACGCGGCTGGTCGGCAAGATCGCCCGCGACCGCGGGATGGAACGGCAGGGCTATCGGCTGCTCGCCAACGTGGGTCAGCGCGCGGGGCAGGAAGTGGGCCATCTCCACGTCCACCTCTTCGGCGGAGAACCGTTGGGGCCGATGCTCGCCAAATAG
- a CDS encoding DUF4142 domain-containing protein yields MRTGWIGAIGAAAMLAACSSSGSSSVAASPVAATNVAALTAAGFVEQAASAALFAIEAARLAEVRSSDADVRRIARMQREAGEAIGSQLSYAGPRVNAVPRNTLVPAHEALLARLRAAPDFDDAYLEQQKDFVTSMRAFHRDYAVRGGSATLRPVADYGAEKLDEQLQAIERAD; encoded by the coding sequence ATGCGGACAGGATGGATCGGTGCGATTGGGGCGGCGGCGATGCTCGCCGCCTGTTCCTCCAGCGGCTCGAGTAGCGTGGCCGCGTCCCCCGTGGCGGCGACGAATGTGGCGGCGCTGACGGCGGCGGGCTTCGTCGAACAGGCGGCCTCCGCCGCGCTTTTCGCGATCGAGGCCGCCCGGCTGGCCGAAGTCCGGTCGAGCGACGCCGACGTGCGGCGCATCGCGCGAATGCAGCGCGAAGCGGGCGAAGCGATCGGGTCGCAGCTTTCCTATGCCGGGCCGCGCGTCAACGCCGTTCCGCGCAACACGCTCGTCCCGGCGCACGAAGCGTTGCTCGCTCGGTTGCGCGCTGCCCCCGATTTCGACGACGCCTACCTCGAGCAGCAGAAGGATTTCGTCACGTCGATGCGCGCGTTCCACCGCGACTATGCGGTGCGCGGCGGGTCGGCGACGCTGCGCCCGGTGGCCGATTACGGGGCGGAGAAGCTGGACGAGCAACTGCAGGCGATCGAACGCGCCGACTGA
- a CDS encoding SspB family protein, with product MSDDAPESLIPYDEIVQEALRAVVGRVLRTIEADGALPGGHHFYITFRTQHPDVDIPSHLTDRFPEEMTIVIQHRFWDLSVDDVGFTVGLSFGGVPSTLRVPFAAVTDFVDPAVEFSLKFQAAEDDDGVKGDDRAPVAEPVEDGSNVVAVDFTKKK from the coding sequence ATGAGCGACGATGCGCCCGAGAGCCTGATTCCGTACGACGAGATCGTCCAGGAAGCCCTGCGCGCCGTGGTCGGCCGCGTGCTCCGCACGATCGAGGCCGACGGTGCGCTGCCCGGCGGGCATCATTTCTACATCACCTTCCGCACCCAGCATCCCGACGTCGACATTCCCTCGCACCTGACCGACCGGTTTCCCGAGGAAATGACGATCGTGATCCAGCATCGCTTCTGGGACCTGTCGGTCGACGATGTGGGGTTCACCGTGGGGTTGAGCTTCGGGGGCGTACCTTCGACGCTGCGCGTGCCGTTCGCGGCGGTCACCGATTTCGTCGATCCGGCGGTCGAGTTCAGCCTGAAATTCCAGGCCGCCGAGGATGACGACGGCGTGAAGGGTGATGATCGCGCGCCGGTCGCCGAGCCGGTCGAGGACGGTTCGAATGTCGTCGCGGTGGATTTCACCAAGAAGAAATAG
- the fumC gene encoding class II fumarate hydratase — MTDTRTESDSIGNIDVPADAYWGAQTQRSLGNFPFGEAERMPIGIVHAQAIVKQAAARVNRKHGLNGKLADAMEAAAKAVIAGKHDDQFPLTIWQTGSGTQTNMNVNEVIAGIANEALSGTRGGKDPVHPNDHVNKSQSSNDTFPTALHVSAVMATVGDLFPALETLTKALKAKAEEFDHIVKIGRTHTQDATPLTLGQEFSGYAAQLVSAKARIEGAMDGSLRKLAIGGTAVGTGLNAPENWANDMAEAISDISGERFHSAPNKFEQLAAKDGLVFFHGALNALAVALNKIANDIRFLGSGPRSGLGELSLPANEPGSSIMPGKVNPTQCESLTMVAAQVMGNQQAVTIGGAQGHFELNVFMPLIGANVLRSIDLLSIAMTSFAERCVEGIEANETRIKELVENSLMLVTALAPEIGYDNAANIAKHAHKNGQTLKAAGLELGLVDEATFDRLVRPETMVGR; from the coding sequence GTGACCGACACCCGCACCGAAAGTGATTCCATCGGCAATATCGACGTGCCCGCCGACGCCTATTGGGGCGCGCAGACGCAGCGATCGCTGGGCAACTTTCCCTTCGGCGAGGCGGAGAGGATGCCGATCGGCATCGTCCATGCGCAGGCCATCGTGAAACAGGCCGCGGCGCGGGTGAATCGCAAGCACGGGCTGAACGGCAAGCTCGCCGACGCGATGGAGGCGGCGGCCAAGGCCGTGATCGCGGGGAAGCACGACGACCAGTTTCCGCTGACCATCTGGCAGACCGGATCGGGCACCCAGACGAACATGAACGTGAACGAGGTCATCGCGGGAATCGCCAACGAGGCGCTGAGTGGCACGCGCGGCGGCAAGGATCCGGTGCATCCCAACGATCACGTCAACAAGTCGCAGTCGTCGAACGACACCTTCCCGACCGCGCTGCACGTGTCGGCGGTGATGGCGACGGTCGGCGATCTGTTCCCGGCGCTGGAAACCCTGACGAAGGCGCTCAAGGCCAAGGCGGAGGAATTCGACCATATCGTCAAGATCGGGCGGACGCATACGCAGGATGCGACGCCGCTGACGCTGGGGCAGGAATTCTCGGGCTATGCCGCCCAGCTGGTCAGCGCGAAGGCGCGGATCGAGGGCGCGATGGACGGCAGCCTTCGCAAGCTCGCGATCGGCGGAACCGCGGTCGGCACCGGCCTCAACGCGCCCGAGAACTGGGCCAACGACATGGCAGAAGCCATCAGCGACATCTCGGGCGAGCGCTTCCATTCGGCGCCCAACAAGTTCGAGCAGCTGGCGGCCAAGGACGGGCTGGTGTTCTTCCACGGCGCCCTGAACGCGCTAGCGGTCGCGTTGAACAAGATCGCCAACGACATCCGCTTCCTCGGTTCGGGCCCCCGTTCGGGACTGGGCGAGTTGAGCCTGCCGGCCAACGAACCGGGCAGCTCGATCATGCCGGGCAAGGTGAACCCCACGCAGTGCGAGAGCCTGACGATGGTCGCCGCGCAGGTCATGGGCAACCAGCAGGCAGTCACGATCGGCGGCGCGCAGGGGCATTTCGAGCTCAACGTCTTCATGCCGCTCATCGGGGCGAACGTGCTGCGCTCGATCGACCTGCTCTCCATCGCCATGACGAGCTTCGCGGAACGCTGCGTCGAGGGGATCGAGGCGAACGAGACGCGCATCAAGGAACTGGTCGAAAATTCGCTGATGCTGGTGACCGCGCTGGCGCCCGAGATCGGCTACGACAATGCCGCCAACATCGCCAAGCACGCGCACAAGAACGGACAGACGCTGAAGGCTGCGGGCCTGGAACTCGGGCTCGTCGACGAAGCGACGTTCGACCGGCTGGTGCGGCCCGAGACAATGGTGGGTCGCTAG